A window of Campylobacter lari subsp. lari contains these coding sequences:
- a CDS encoding sulfite exporter TauE/SafE family protein translates to MDLTLLPYMIIGIFSGIASGVFGIGGGMIIVPFMLTLGLSSHHAVAISVVQMIFASIFGSYLNYKKKNLILKDGLIIGLGGFIGAMFSGVLLAYFSDITLTSIFLCVSIVFFLKFAFNQKSTIGNINHSNILKNSILLICGIFTGIFAISLGIGGGLLITPILAYFLGYDTKKVVPLSLFFVIFASISGISSFVYNDIIDKEVLQNGSLVGLSSMLGVYLGIKIMEKINLKSHRIALLSIYTLSITMTIISLIKKLNLF, encoded by the coding sequence ATGGATTTAACTTTACTTCCTTATATGATTATAGGAATTTTTTCAGGTATAGCTTCGGGAGTTTTTGGCATAGGTGGTGGCATGATTATCGTTCCATTTATGCTTACTTTAGGACTTAGCTCTCACCATGCTGTTGCAATTTCAGTTGTACAAATGATTTTTGCTTCTATTTTTGGTTCTTATCTAAATTATAAAAAGAAAAATTTAATCTTAAAAGATGGTCTTATCATAGGCCTTGGAGGTTTTATTGGGGCTATGTTTAGCGGGGTTTTACTTGCATATTTTTCAGATATAACCTTAACAAGTATTTTTTTATGCGTGAGTATTGTATTCTTTTTAAAATTTGCTTTTAATCAAAAAAGTACCATTGGAAACATCAACCACTCTAATATTTTAAAAAATTCTATTTTGCTAATTTGTGGTATATTTACAGGAATTTTTGCCATATCTTTAGGGATTGGTGGTGGGCTTTTAATTACCCCTATTTTGGCTTATTTTTTAGGCTATGATACTAAAAAAGTAGTTCCTCTTAGCTTGTTTTTTGTGATTTTTGCTTCCATTTCAGGGATTAGTTCTTTTGTATATAATGATATTATCGATAAAGAAGTCTTACAAAATGGAAGCTTAGTGGGGCTTAGCTCTATGCTAGGGGTTTATCTTGGTATTAAAATCATGGAAAAAATCAATCTCAAATCTCACCGCATAGCACTTTTAAGTATTTATACTCTTTCTATAACTATGACTATCATAAGTTTAATTAAAAAATTAAATTTATTTTAA
- a CDS encoding AAC(3) family N-acetyltransferase, producing the protein MTHLFKTQNHIFTTDDLKLTLQNLGIKKGDILYIHSEIFNFGIPMINLHDLQKNIIDCFFEIIGNEGTLIMPTFTYSFCDNKVYDKLNSKTRIGVLNEFFRKLPGVKRTNDPLFSFAVKGAKEKLFLKDTDSCFGKNSVFDVLTQQNAKLVLFGGRYVDHSYIHYIEEHMKVSYRFYKNFSGEIIDENGNKTNKDIMYYCRHLDINSETTIESVLKMLVQDNNIQSENFANAEISIIDIKRFFETGTKVLAKNEKALLKQENKNAMCIQ; encoded by the coding sequence GTGACTCATCTTTTTAAAACCCAAAATCATATTTTTACAACAGATGATTTAAAACTAACTTTACAAAATCTTGGCATAAAAAAAGGAGATATATTATATATCCATAGTGAAATTTTTAATTTTGGGATCCCAATGATTAACCTTCACGATCTTCAAAAAAATATTATAGATTGTTTTTTTGAAATAATAGGAAACGAAGGTACGCTAATAATGCCAACTTTTACCTATAGTTTTTGTGATAACAAAGTTTATGATAAGTTAAACTCAAAAACAAGAATTGGTGTTTTAAATGAATTCTTTAGAAAACTTCCTGGGGTTAAACGCACCAATGATCCTTTATTTTCTTTTGCAGTTAAAGGTGCAAAAGAAAAATTATTTTTAAAGGATACAGATAGTTGCTTTGGAAAAAATAGTGTATTTGATGTATTAACTCAACAAAATGCAAAATTAGTTTTATTTGGCGGGAGATATGTTGATCATTCCTATATACACTATATAGAAGAGCATATGAAAGTTTCTTATAGGTTTTATAAAAATTTTAGTGGTGAAATTATAGATGAAAATGGAAATAAAACAAATAAAGATATTATGTATTATTGCAGACATTTAGATATAAATTCTGAAACAACCATCGAATCAGTTTTAAAAATGCTAGTACAAGATAATAATATTCAAAGTGAAAATTTTGCAAATGCTGAAATATCAATAATCGACATTAAAAGATTTTTTGAAACAGGAACTAAGGTTTTAGCAAAAAATGAAAAGGCTTTATTAAAACAAGAGAATAAAAATGCAATGTGTATTCAATAA
- a CDS encoding YeiH family protein yields MEWFKKEDIQAIFISSFIIAIISILWMFDLNFIYKFIDIKFTSWNFDNIFEKTSYFSIFNIILFYIFFAMCFTFAFVFMKYDIKKYLTNFSIIFILSILTNFVSTHEFAKTWQLETPLIALIIGLLIGNIFHIPKWFKDTLTTEFYVKIGIILMGATLPLTLIIQAGSIAIIQACIITIITFFSIFFIATKFFKLDPRFGVTLGGGGSICGVSAAIVIGNAAKAKQEHISITISIVVFWAILMILFLPFLCKILNLDPGVAGAWIGTSEFADAAGIAAASAIGDERAIAAFTLIKVLGRDMFIGIWTVLVAFLSITFWEKKNNKKTNIKLIWQRFPIFIAGFIFMSIFTTFFIISLQDHGKIYQNEVLSSIKNFRNWIFTWTFLCIGLSANIKQILLLGYKPLIAFSLGVMINLPLGFILSNYIFVDFWKNFLR; encoded by the coding sequence GTGGAATGGTTTAAAAAAGAAGATATTCAAGCAATTTTCATAAGTTCTTTTATTATAGCTATAATATCTATATTGTGGATGTTTGACTTAAATTTTATTTATAAGTTTATAGATATTAAATTTACATCTTGGAATTTTGATAATATCTTTGAAAAAACATCCTATTTTAGCATTTTTAATATTATATTGTTTTATATATTTTTTGCTATGTGTTTTACTTTTGCTTTTGTTTTTATGAAATATGATATTAAAAAATACCTCACAAACTTCAGTATTATTTTTATACTTTCTATTTTAACCAACTTTGTTAGTACTCACGAATTTGCTAAAACTTGGCAATTAGAAACACCACTAATAGCCTTAATTATAGGACTTTTAATAGGAAACATCTTTCATATTCCCAAATGGTTTAAAGACACCTTAACTACAGAATTTTATGTCAAAATAGGCATTATACTCATGGGAGCCACCTTGCCACTAACTTTAATCATACAAGCAGGCTCTATAGCGATTATACAAGCTTGTATAATCACAATCATCACTTTTTTCTCTATATTTTTTATTGCTACTAAATTTTTTAAACTTGATCCTAGATTTGGAGTAACATTAGGTGGAGGAGGATCTATATGCGGAGTAAGTGCTGCCATAGTTATAGGAAATGCTGCAAAAGCTAAGCAGGAACATATTTCAATCACAATTAGCATAGTAGTATTTTGGGCAATATTAATGATACTATTTTTACCATTTTTATGCAAAATTTTAAATTTAGATCCCGGAGTTGCTGGAGCATGGATAGGCACATCAGAATTTGCTGATGCAGCGGGAATAGCTGCTGCATCAGCCATAGGAGATGAAAGAGCTATAGCAGCTTTTACTCTAATAAAAGTGCTGGGCCGTGATATGTTTATTGGTATTTGGACTGTTTTGGTGGCTTTTCTTTCTATAACTTTTTGGGAAAAGAAAAATAACAAAAAAACCAATATAAAACTAATATGGCAAAGATTTCCTATTTTTATAGCAGGTTTTATATTTATGTCTATTTTTACTACATTTTTTATAATTTCTTTGCAAGATCATGGTAAAATTTATCAAAATGAAGTTTTATCGAGTATAAAAAATTTTAGAAATTGGATTTTTACTTGGACTTTTTTATGTATAGGTTTAAGTGCAAATATTAAACAAATTTTATTACTAGGATACAAACCTCTAATAGCTTTTAGCCTAGGTGTTATGATTAACCTCCCTTTGGGTTTTATATTATCTAATTATATTTTTGTTGATTTTTGGAAAAATTTTTTAAGATAA
- the pseG gene encoding UDP-2,4-diacetamido-2,4,6-trideoxy-beta-L-altropyranose hydrolase, producing the protein MKVLFRSDSSSAIGHGHIKRDLLLAKQYQDVSFACLPLKGSLIDEIPYPVYELTSASIYELINLIKKEKFDLLIIDHYEITANDEKLIKLETGIKILSFDDEIKEHFCDILLNVNAYAKESDYENLVPKYCELRCGFSYALIRDEFYQESKIKRDKIYDYFICIGGSDPKNISFDIANKLNKNKTVIIATTKANSHLNLLQKLSQKNPNIQILIDHPSLARLMNESKKLIISASSLVNEALILKANFKAIVYAKNQEKIATWLAKKGYEVESFI; encoded by the coding sequence TTGAAAGTTCTTTTTAGAAGCGATAGTTCTAGCGCTATAGGACACGGACACATTAAAAGAGATCTTTTGCTAGCTAAACAATACCAAGATGTATCTTTTGCTTGTTTACCACTAAAAGGCTCTTTAATAGATGAAATTCCTTATCCTGTTTATGAGCTAACAAGTGCTAGCATATATGAACTCATCAATCTCATCAAAAAGGAAAAATTTGATCTTTTAATCATTGATCATTATGAGATTACTGCAAATGATGAAAAACTCATTAAATTAGAAACAGGAATTAAAATTCTTAGCTTTGATGATGAGATAAAAGAACATTTTTGCGATATTTTACTTAATGTCAATGCTTATGCTAAAGAAAGTGATTATGAAAATTTAGTACCAAAATATTGTGAATTAAGATGTGGCTTTTCCTATGCTCTAATACGCGATGAGTTTTATCAAGAAAGCAAGATAAAAAGAGATAAAATTTATGATTATTTTATCTGTATAGGGGGAAGCGATCCAAAAAATATTTCCTTTGATATAGCAAATAAACTAAATAAAAATAAAACTGTCATCATAGCTACCACAAAAGCAAATTCTCATCTAAACTTACTTCAAAAATTAAGCCAAAAAAACCCTAATATACAAATTCTCATTGACCATCCTAGCCTTGCTAGATTAATGAATGAAAGTAAAAAACTCATCATTAGTGCAAGCTCATTAGTCAATGAAGCTTTGATTTTAAAAGCAAATTTTAAAGCCATAGTTTATGCTAAAAATCAAGAAAAAATTGCAACTTGGCTAGCTAAAAAAGGCTATGAAGTGGAGAGTTTTATATGA
- the pseF gene encoding pseudaminic acid cytidylyltransferase, with translation MKNLCIIPARGGSKRIPRKNIIDFLGKPLIAYSVESALNSGIFDDVIISSDDDEIIEVALKYGAKAPFVRKKELSDDYTSSTAVIQDAIITLKMQDKIYENVCCLYATAPLIDEFILQKAFKQFIQDECKFLFSACEFEYPIQRGFYLDEQNKVYMFDESNYHKRSQDLIKAYHDGGAFYFGKKEAWLEEDFMFKPHSKAFLLPRNKICDIDTFEDLEFAKILYQFNKGKI, from the coding sequence ATGAAAAATCTTTGTATTATACCAGCGCGTGGTGGTTCTAAACGCATTCCTAGAAAAAATATCATTGATTTTTTAGGAAAACCTTTGATTGCTTATAGCGTAGAAAGTGCTTTAAATTCAGGCATTTTTGATGATGTGATTATCTCAAGTGATGATGATGAAATCATCGAAGTAGCTTTAAAATATGGCGCAAAAGCTCCTTTTGTGCGCAAAAAAGAATTAAGTGATGATTATACAAGCTCAACTGCTGTAATCCAAGATGCTATCATTACCCTAAAAATGCAAGATAAAATCTATGAAAATGTATGTTGTTTATATGCTACTGCACCACTTATAGATGAGTTTATCTTACAAAAAGCTTTTAAGCAATTTATTCAAGATGAGTGCAAATTTTTATTTTCAGCTTGTGAATTTGAATACCCTATACAAAGAGGTTTTTACCTTGATGAACAAAACAAAGTTTATATGTTTGATGAGTCAAATTATCATAAACGTTCACAAGATCTTATTAAAGCTTATCACGATGGTGGTGCATTTTACTTTGGTAAAAAAGAAGCATGGCTAGAAGAAGATTTTATGTTTAAACCTCATTCTAAAGCCTTTTTACTTCCAAGGAATAAAATTTGCGATATTGACACCTTTGAGGACTTAGAATTTGCTAAAATACTTTATCAATTCAACAAAGGCAAAATTTGA
- a CDS encoding 3-oxoacyl-[acyl-carrier-protein] synthase III C-terminal domain-containing protein yields the protein MQCVFNNVKISAMISVVPDNKINIDDELHTKYQGNIKKLNKIKQSTGIQYRYLVDEQTSVSDLAIYACNILFNEYKLDKNTIDGIIVTTQTPDFLMPATACYIHGKLDLPQSTIAFDINQSCAGYLYGLYVAFNMLENQSCKKILFICGNTVNKGLNTNELIGHGVSVSILEYTTISSKSFFEINNDGKGVPFLFTPFGAYKTPTSDEFEENGWENTPIKDFFMDGLEIFNFAISKEPESFNSLLKFSNFNKEQLDYIFFHQANKSIVDLIIKRLGLDSKKTPSDTMYKYGNLASASIPAAICDTLNTHQNKLNHKINTALCGFGAGLSWANAIITLDENFWCKETQVFKKETR from the coding sequence ATGCAATGTGTATTCAATAATGTTAAAATATCAGCAATGATTTCGGTAGTTCCTGATAACAAAATTAACATAGATGATGAATTACACACAAAATATCAAGGAAATATTAAAAAACTAAATAAAATTAAACAATCTACGGGGATACAGTATCGATATTTGGTTGATGAGCAAACTTCTGTAAGTGATTTAGCAATATATGCTTGTAATATACTTTTTAATGAATATAAACTAGATAAAAATACCATAGATGGCATTATTGTTACAACGCAAACACCTGATTTTCTTATGCCTGCAACTGCATGCTATATTCATGGTAAGCTTGATTTGCCTCAATCTACAATCGCTTTTGATATCAATCAATCATGTGCTGGATATTTATATGGTCTTTATGTTGCTTTTAATATGCTAGAAAATCAAAGTTGTAAAAAAATATTATTTATTTGTGGAAATACCGTTAATAAAGGACTTAATACTAACGAGCTAATAGGTCATGGTGTTAGCGTTAGCATTTTAGAATATACTACAATTTCAAGTAAAAGTTTTTTTGAAATCAATAATGATGGCAAGGGTGTGCCATTTTTATTTACACCTTTTGGTGCATATAAAACACCTACAAGTGATGAATTTGAAGAAAATGGATGGGAAAACACTCCTATTAAAGACTTTTTTATGGATGGATTAGAAATTTTTAATTTTGCAATAAGCAAAGAGCCAGAAAGCTTTAATAGTTTATTAAAATTTTCTAATTTCAATAAAGAGCAATTAGATTATATTTTTTTTCATCAAGCCAATAAAAGCATAGTGGATCTTATTATAAAAAGACTGGGATTAGATTCTAAAAAAACTCCTAGTGATACTATGTATAAATATGGAAATTTAGCCTCTGCTTCAATTCCTGCAGCAATTTGCGACACATTAAACACTCATCAGAATAAACTAAATCATAAAATAAATACTGCCTTGTGCGGGTTTGGCGCAGGGCTTAGTTGGGCCAATGCTATAATTACACTTGATGAGAATTTTTGGTGTAAAGAAACTCAAGTATTTAAAAAGGAAACACGATGA
- the pseH gene encoding UDP-4-amino-4,6-dideoxy-N-acetyl-beta-L-altrosamine N-acetyltransferase, which translates to MIVLKDFIHLNQEEIKLVLKWRNNESIAKFMKTQNITLKEHLSFLSSLKTDTTKKYFLVYDSKQAIGVIDFINITNNSCEFGLYGIKKDVGELLMQEVKNYAFNVLKVQTLNACVFKENTKALNLYLKHKFKIIKENNNFYLMFLFLDIMGGGKLNTSYNFTFLKKAA; encoded by the coding sequence ATGATAGTTTTAAAAGATTTTATCCACTTAAATCAAGAAGAAATCAAGCTCGTTTTAAAATGGCGAAATAATGAAAGTATTGCTAAATTTATGAAAACACAAAATATCACTTTAAAAGAGCATTTAAGCTTTTTATCTAGCCTAAAAACAGATACAACTAAAAAATACTTTTTAGTTTATGATAGCAAACAAGCTATAGGCGTGATTGATTTTATCAATATAACTAACAATTCATGCGAATTTGGACTCTATGGTATAAAAAAAGATGTAGGCGAACTTTTAATGCAAGAAGTTAAAAACTATGCTTTCAATGTTTTAAAAGTTCAAACTTTAAATGCTTGTGTTTTCAAAGAAAACACAAAAGCTTTAAATTTATATTTAAAACATAAATTTAAAATAATCAAAGAAAATAATAATTTTTATCTCATGTTTTTATTTTTGGATATTATGGGGGGGGGTAAGCTTAATACTTCTTATAACTTTACCTTTCTTAAAAAGGCAGCATAA
- a CDS encoding acyl carrier protein yields the protein MDTIQEFFNNIGRSDVNKNSKHLLSSGTIDSMDVISLVSEIEKYYNKPIQSNFVKPEAFEDFESIQYMIREGINRDSSF from the coding sequence ATGGATACAATTCAAGAATTTTTTAACAATATTGGAAGATCTGATGTAAATAAAAACTCAAAGCATCTTCTTAGTAGTGGGACTATAGATAGCATGGATGTCATTTCTTTAGTTAGTGAAATAGAAAAATACTACAATAAACCAATACAATCTAACTTTGTAAAACCTGAAGCATTTGAAGACTTTGAAAGTATCCAATATATGATAAGAGAAGGCATAAACCGTGACTCATCTTTTTAA
- a CDS encoding formyltransferase family protein encodes MKIALLTSPNQWFVPYIKKLQKLIPNSLVFYKHEQISGYDIVFILSYHRIISKEFLSKNKNNIVIHASNLPQGKGWAPLFHQVLEGKNEIIFTLFEADEKADNGDIYLQKTLVLNGLELYEELRDKQANFTIKLCLEFLENFSNIKKTPQKGKESFYPKRTSKDHELDINKTIEEQFNLLRISNNEEFPAFFYKNGKKFIIKIYLE; translated from the coding sequence ATGAAAATAGCTTTACTTACTTCGCCTAATCAATGGTTTGTACCCTATATTAAAAAACTACAAAAATTAATACCTAACTCTTTGGTATTTTACAAGCATGAACAAATAAGTGGTTATGATATAGTTTTTATACTTTCCTACCACCGAATAATCTCGAAAGAATTTTTAAGCAAAAATAAAAACAACATTGTCATACATGCTTCAAATTTACCACAAGGTAAAGGATGGGCTCCTCTTTTTCATCAAGTTTTAGAAGGAAAAAATGAAATTATTTTTACTTTATTTGAAGCAGATGAAAAAGCAGATAATGGCGATATATATCTACAAAAAACATTGGTTTTAAATGGCTTAGAACTTTATGAAGAATTAAGAGATAAACAAGCAAATTTTACTATAAAATTATGTCTTGAATTTTTAGAAAATTTTTCAAATATAAAAAAGACTCCCCAAAAAGGCAAAGAAAGTTTTTATCCAAAAAGAACTTCAAAAGATCATGAGCTTGATATTAATAAAACTATAGAAGAACAATTTAATCTTTTAAGAATTTCCAATAATGAAGAATTTCCTGCATTTTTTTATAAAAATGGAAAAAAATTTATTATAAAAATTTATTTAGAATAG
- a CDS encoding ketoacyl-ACP synthase III, translated as MLGISDIGTYICSDKISNFDRKTDFDINDEFIKEKIGFQSLSKSSDDEKTSTLCLKAFEKIKHKIDLSNIDCLILISQNPDVKIPHTSAILHNKLNLSKNCACFDVGLGCSGYVYGLSIILSFMQNNNLKHGLLFTCDPYRKIIDDNDKNTSLLFGDGASVTYISKDFIYTPIAFKFGTDGSKFESILCKKDILSMNGRGVFEFSATTIPKHIMDFLQEEQINLNNVDRFIFHQGSKYIVDTLRQRLKLDEEKVPFDANFYGNTVSSSIPILLENEFKKEKCYNNILISGFGTGLSWASAILQGKK; from the coding sequence ATGCTAGGTATTTCTGATATAGGAACTTATATTTGTTCTGATAAAATTTCTAATTTTGATAGAAAAACAGATTTTGATATCAATGATGAGTTTATTAAAGAAAAAATAGGCTTTCAAAGTCTTAGCAAAAGCTCAGATGATGAAAAAACCTCTACCTTATGTTTAAAGGCATTTGAAAAAATAAAACACAAAATTGATTTATCTAATATTGATTGCTTGATTTTAATTTCACAAAACCCCGATGTAAAAATTCCACATACTTCAGCAATTTTACATAACAAATTAAATCTTTCCAAAAATTGCGCTTGTTTTGATGTAGGACTTGGATGTAGTGGTTATGTATATGGACTTTCCATTATACTTTCTTTTATGCAAAATAACAATTTAAAGCATGGCTTGCTATTTACCTGCGATCCTTATAGAAAAATTATAGATGATAATGATAAAAATACTTCCTTATTGTTTGGCGATGGAGCAAGTGTTACTTATATTAGTAAAGATTTTATATATACTCCTATAGCATTTAAATTTGGAACCGATGGAAGCAAATTTGAAAGTATTTTATGCAAAAAAGATATTTTGAGTATGAATGGACGCGGAGTGTTTGAATTTAGTGCTACTACTATACCAAAACATATAATGGATTTTTTACAAGAAGAGCAAATAAATCTTAACAATGTAGATCGTTTTATTTTTCATCAAGGTAGTAAATATATAGTTGACACTCTTAGACAGCGATTAAAATTAGATGAAGAAAAAGTTCCATTTGACGCAAATTTTTATGGCAATACCGTTTCTTCTTCAATACCAATTTTATTAGAAAATGAATTTAAAAAAGAAAAGTGCTATAATAATATACTGATTTCAGGATTTGGCACAGGTCTTTCTTGGGCTAGTGCGATATTGCAAGGAAAAAAATGA
- a CDS encoding acyl carrier protein, producing MKIEAKDILEILKEVGVLVDINTLEINKPLKDQGIDSLDMANLFLNLQEKYNIEIPMEDVEKLTSIESIMQYINLK from the coding sequence ATGAAAATTGAAGCTAAGGATATTTTAGAAATATTAAAAGAAGTTGGTGTTTTAGTTGATATAAACACTCTAGAAATAAACAAGCCTTTAAAAGATCAAGGAATAGACTCTTTAGATATGGCAAACCTTTTCTTGAACTTACAAGAAAAATATAATATTGAAATTCCTATGGAAGATGTGGAAAAATTAACTTCTATAGAAAGTATAATGCAATATATAAATTTAAAATAA
- a CDS encoding AAC(3) family N-acetyltransferase — MDYKLLDLKNILTQNINPEHEVVFIAGNLANFGRFNSNNKKDLLDLIIESIMQASNEKSTIMTQTMSFQICNTDIPFHRYTWANLGAFGNYLLNLDGSIRSLHPFASYTAFGKNAKICDCQIPFAYGLQSPYDNMLKYDNILMISMGMKPNMTCSIVHHAEFNMHVPYRYIKEFNHPIQLNDEITYKKFYLHVLYKEYYEENYKRNLNINFFNYFLQEKKP; from the coding sequence GTGGATTATAAATTACTAGATTTAAAAAACATATTAACTCAAAATATTAATCCTGAACATGAAGTAGTATTTATTGCTGGGAATTTAGCAAATTTTGGACGCTTCAACTCAAATAACAAAAAGGATTTACTTGATTTAATCATAGAAAGCATCATGCAAGCTAGCAATGAAAAAAGCACCATAATGACTCAAACTATGAGTTTTCAAATTTGCAATACAGATATTCCATTTCATCGTTATACATGGGCAAATTTAGGTGCTTTTGGTAATTATTTATTAAATCTTGATGGTAGCATAAGAAGTTTACATCCTTTTGCTTCCTATACAGCATTTGGTAAAAATGCAAAGATTTGCGATTGTCAAATTCCTTTTGCATATGGCTTGCAAAGCCCATATGATAATATGCTTAAATATGATAATATTTTAATGATAAGTATGGGTATGAAGCCAAATATGACTTGCTCCATAGTTCATCATGCAGAATTTAATATGCATGTTCCTTATAGATATATCAAAGAATTTAATCATCCCATACAGTTAAATGATGAAATTACTTATAAAAAATTTTATCTTCATGTATTATATAAAGAATACTACGAGGAAAACTACAAAAGAAATCTTAATATTAATTTTTTTAACTACTTTTTGCAAGAAAAAAAGCCATAA
- a CDS encoding SDR family NAD(P)-dependent oxidoreductase, translated as MIFKENLFKNKSFIITGASSGIGAHISLTLNKLGAKIIAIGRDKNKLLSQKKQAKNPDDFIIISKDLSNFENIDKWTLELAKEYEGFDGAVLAAGIAQPLGINSPYYTDSAKEIFNINYFGNLQILKGLINKKAKTKDEASFIWISSTASKTPGKGLSSYGASKAAINAAVKSIALEIAPKYRINSILPGFIKTPLTEIGFDSEPFENSYPLGIGKVENISPLVCFLLSNASSWITGQEIIIDGGGESL; from the coding sequence ATGATATTTAAAGAAAATCTATTTAAAAATAAAAGTTTTATAATTACAGGTGCTAGTAGTGGTATAGGAGCTCATATATCCTTAACCCTAAATAAGCTTGGCGCTAAAATCATAGCTATCGGTAGAGATAAAAATAAGCTTTTAAGTCAAAAAAAACAAGCTAAAAATCCTGATGATTTCATTATAATTTCAAAAGATTTATCAAATTTTGAAAATATTGATAAATGGACACTAGAACTTGCAAAAGAATATGAAGGTTTTGACGGAGCGGTTTTAGCTGCGGGTATTGCACAACCTCTAGGAATTAACTCTCCTTATTATACTGATAGTGCAAAAGAAATTTTTAATATAAACTATTTTGGAAATCTACAAATTTTAAAAGGTTTAATAAACAAAAAAGCAAAAACAAAAGATGAGGCAAGTTTTATTTGGATTAGCTCTACTGCTAGCAAAACTCCAGGAAAAGGATTAAGCTCCTATGGTGCAAGTAAAGCAGCTATAAATGCAGCAGTCAAATCTATAGCATTAGAAATAGCTCCAAAATATAGAATAAATTCAATACTACCAGGATTTATAAAAACTCCATTAACAGAAATTGGTTTCGATAGCGAACCTTTTGAAAATTCTTACCCATTAGGAATAGGAAAAGTTGAAAATATCTCCCCTTTAGTATGTTTTCTTTTGAGCAATGCTTCATCTTGGATTACTGGGCAAGAAATCATTATAGACGGAGGTGGAGAGTCTCTTTGA
- a CDS encoding class I SAM-dependent methyltransferase encodes MNNELWEKIYKERSRCILYPNENFISFFYRNFINNDLKNINILEIGCGWGNNLKFLKQEGYDPIGVDFSQEAIEYLKTQNYNVFCGDIAKINMEKYRSKFDLIYACGVLECNDTVSIQKILLFCNVALKDNGKLYIFSTNNDFYDKTLAPTPITQEIFLNVLKQNNIKFKDIQIDYLTKTFNNQTQTIKSIEIICTK; translated from the coding sequence ATGAATAATGAACTTTGGGAAAAAATTTATAAAGAACGCTCAAGATGCATCTTATATCCTAATGAAAATTTTATTAGTTTTTTTTATAGAAATTTTATAAATAATGATTTAAAAAATATCAATATACTTGAAATAGGATGTGGCTGGGGAAACAATCTAAAATTCTTAAAACAAGAAGGATATGATCCTATTGGTGTAGATTTTTCTCAAGAAGCTATAGAATACTTAAAAACTCAAAACTACAATGTTTTTTGTGGAGATATCGCCAAAATAAATATGGAAAAATATCGCTCTAAGTTTGATTTAATTTATGCTTGCGGTGTTTTAGAATGCAATGATACAGTAAGTATTCAAAAAATTTTATTATTTTGTAATGTAGCATTAAAAGACAATGGAAAATTATATATCTTTAGCACCAACAATGACTTTTATGATAAAACTTTAGCACCTACTCCTATAACACAAGAAATATTTTTAAATGTTTTAAAGCAAAATAATATCAAATTTAAAGATATACAAATTGATTATTTAACAAAAACTTTTAACAATCAAACACAGACTATAAAATCGATAGAAATTATATGCACAAAGTAG